A genome region from Arachis duranensis cultivar V14167 chromosome 6, aradu.V14167.gnm2.J7QH, whole genome shotgun sequence includes the following:
- the LOC107494814 gene encoding LOW QUALITY PROTEIN: glucuronoxylan 4-O-methyltransferase 1-like (The sequence of the model RefSeq protein was modified relative to this genomic sequence to represent the inferred CDS: inserted 1 base in 1 codon), whose amino-acid sequence MRPKANQTLNIKFLIVAVLVSFFILFVLRSNFSTSTPNLSPRSSQAASLSIPKSSTVHDDGAKGSLHSSTEDCSLSCTKLSPSISKALIHYATSTITPQQTLKEISVSARILEKHSPCNFLVFGLGHDSLMWSTLNHGGRTVFLEEDEAWIEQIRRRFPTLESYHVGYXWDLIMVDAPTGYYDEAPGRMTAIYTAGMMARNKDSGETHVFVHDVNRNVEDKFSKAFLCEKYMKQQEGRLRHFQIPSYRDDFGRPFCP is encoded by the exons ATGAGGCCTAAAGCAAATCAAACCCTCAACatcaagttcctcattgtagcGGTGTTGGTTTCATTCTTCATCCTCTTCGTGCTCAGATCAAACTTCTCTACTTCCACTCCAAATTTGTCTCCAAGATCTTCCCAAGCTGCTTCTCTCTCCATTCCCAAATCTTCGACCGTACACGATGACGGTGCAAAAGGCTCATTACACTCCTCAACAGAAGATTGTTCCCTATCGTGCACCAAGCTTTCGCCTTCGATATCCAAAGCTCTCATCCACTACGCAACCTCAACAATAACCCCGCAACAGACTCTGAAGGAGATTTCAGTGTCAGCAAGAATCTTGGAGAAGCATTCGCCATGCAATTTTCTCGTGTTCGGATTAGGCCATGACAGCCTCATGTGGAGCACACTAAACCACGGCGGCAGGACGGTTTTCCTGGAGGAGGACGAGGCGTGGATCGAGCAAATAAGGCGGCGGTTCCCCACGCTGGAGTCCTACCATGTCGGGT GATGGGATTTGATTATGGTGGATGCGCCTACAGGGTACTACGATGAAGCGCCGGGGCGGATGACGGCCATATACACGGCGGGAATGATGGCTAGAAACAAAGATAGCGGTGAGACACATGTTTTTGTTCATGATGTTAATAGGAATGTGGAAGACAAATTCTCCAAAGCGTTTCTTTGTGAAAAATATATGAAGCAACAAGAAGGGAGGCTTAGACACTTCCAAATTCCTAGTTACAGGGATGATTTTGGGAGGCCATTTTGCCCTTAG
- the LOC107494725 gene encoding uncharacterized mitochondrial protein AtMg00820-like, which yields MSVSTVPPSKYPLTHFLCYNALSASHRTFSLAISTDKESRFYEDAVAHATWRNAIKDELDALQQLQTWEIQALPPGKKPIGCKWVFKLKHNLDGSIERRKTQLVAKGFTQVPSIDYLNTFSPVLKLNTLHVVLALTASKGWFLK from the coding sequence ATGAGTGTCTCCACAGTGCCACCAAGCAAATATCCCCTCACACACTTCTTATGTTATAATGCACTTTCAGCATCACATAGAACCTTCTCCCTGGCCATCTCTACTGACAAAGAATCAAGATTTTATGAGGATGCCGTAGCTCATGCTACTTGGAGGAATGCCATCAAAGATGAACTTGATGCACTACAGCAACTACAGACTTGGGAAATCCAAGCTCTTCCTCCTGGGAAGAAACCCATAGGCTGCAAATGGGTGTTTAAGCTCAAACACAATCTCGATGGGAGCATTGAAAGACGTAAGACGCAACTAGTCGCGAAAGGCTTCACCCAAGTACCCAGCATCGACTACCTCAATACATTTAGTCCCGTTTTAAAGCTCAACACACTTCACGTTGTGCTTGCATTGACTGCTTCCAAAGGTTGGTTTCTTAAGTAG